From the Buchnera aphidicola (Chaetosiphella stipae setosa) genome, the window TGAAATATTTTGATTCAGATAGTTTAAGATATTATTTTGCATCTAAATTATCATCTAGAATTCAAGATATTGATTTTAATATAAAAGATTTTGTTTCTAAGATTAATACTGATATAGTAAATAAAATTGTTAATTTAGCATCAAGGTGTTCAGGATTTATTAATAAATATTTTAATAATATGCTAAGTAAAGTTTTATTAAAAAACACTTTTTATCATTTGTTTTTAAAAAATACAAAAAAAATTATGTTTTTTTTTCAGAAAAGAGAGTTTTCTTCAGTGATACGTTCTGTTATTAAATATGCAAATTTTGCGAACAATTATATAAATAATTCTAGTCCATGGACTCTAGCGAAGTATGATCAACATGATGATAAAATACAATTGATTTGCACGATGGGAATTAATTTTTTTCGGTTTTTAATGACTTGGTTAAAACCTATTACTCCAGATTTAAGCTATCGTTCGGAAAATTTTTTATCAACTAATTTGTCTTTTGAGTCTTTAAATTATCCTTTATTAAATCATAAAATTCTTAAATTTCATGCTTTATATAAAAGAATTTCTGTTTCTGAAAATTTTTTTTTTAAATAGATTTTTTAGATATTTTTTTTCCATATAACTGAAATTTTTTTTTCATTAATATTATATTTTTTTGTTGTGACAAAAAATCCAATAGCAGATATAAACTTGTTATTGTAAAATAATAATGGTATTTTTTTTCTTTTCCATGGCGGTATCTGCAGTTCATTAAAAATTTTTTTGAGTGTTTTTGGATTTTTTTTGTTTATTTTTATTTTTTTATTTGTATGAAATTTTATTTTTATCATTTGTTGATTTTTTGGTGCTCTAATATATGAAGAATTTTTTATATTTTTTTGATTTTTAATTTTTAAGTATCCAAATTTTTTAGGTAATTTTAATTTATTATAAGGATAATGCCAAAATATAATAAAATCTTTCATTTTTGGTGTTTTTTTAATTAAATATAAATGTTCATTATAATTCCAAATTTCATATTTTTTTAATTTTATTCGAGGATTTTTTTTTTTTTTATGTAATATATTTTTGATAATTTCTGTTAAAAAACTGTAGGATAGATTTTTTTTAATATTAAGATAAATCCATTTTTTAAGAATAAAATATTGAATATTAGGATTCATATTTTGTATTTTTTTTATGTTTAAAATATTTTTTTGATATAAATTTTTTTTAAAAATTGATGATATAAATTTATTTAATAATTGATATTCTTTATATATTATTTGAGATACTTTTAAACAATTTTTTTTAAAAAATTTCCATCTTTGATTGATTTGAGGTATGATTTTATGTCTTAAAAAATTTCTATCATATGATATATCATAATTACTTGTGTCTTCTATCCATTGAAGATTTTGAGATATAGCCCATTTTTCAATTTTTTTTCTAGAAACTTTTAGTAGAGGTCTAAATAAATAATTTTTAAAAATTTTTTTTTTATAAGAAATTCCAGATAACCCTTTCAAACCACTTCCTCTTTTTATAGACAATAATAACGTTTCACATTGATCATCTAAATTATGTCCTGTTAATAAAATTTCTTGAGGAAGTAAATTTTTTTGAAAAATTTTATATCTTTTTTTTCTTGCATTAGATTCAATATTTTTTTTTTTAATAGATATTTTTTTTATAATGATAGGAACATTATTTTTTTTGCAAATTTTTTTACAATGTTCACTCCATAATTTTGATTTTGGGTGTATTTGATGATTAATATGAATTGCACGTATTGATATTTTCTTTTTTTTTTTATATTTTAATAGTTTATATAGTAAAACAGTAGAATCGATTCCACCACTATACGCTAATAAAAATTTTTTATATTTTAGAATTTTTTTATTAATTTTAATCACAATTTTAAAAAATAAATTAGATATTTTTATTTTATTTTTATTAAATTTATTTTAAATAAATTAATATACGTTCGAGTGGATTTGAACCACTGACTTCTACCATGTCATAGTAGTGCTCTAACCAAACTGAGCTACGAACGTGTTTAAAAAGATTTTTTTGAAAAGTAAAATATTATTTTTTATAGGTAAATATTTTAAGAAATTTTAAATTAATTATCAAGGAGAATTTTTTTATATAATATATATTTAATTTATATTTTTTATTTATAAATTTATAGACATTTTAATGTTTTAAAATTTTTTATATTAAATATAATTTATTTATATTAATTTAAAATATTTTTTATATTTTTTTAAATAATTTTATATATTATTTTTAGAATTAGAAAAATCTGTAGTTTTAAATATTCTTAAATAATTAATATAAGAAAAAAAATATGAATTTAAGATTTATTTTGAAAGTTTTTTATATAAATTATTTTAATTATTTGTATTTATTTTTTTAAATTATGAAAATATTTAAAAAAATAAGTTATAGATATTATTTAAGAGTTTTTTAAAATTTTTTTTTTTTTTTCTTTTTTGTTTTTTTTAATATGAATTTTTTATAATTTAAATAAATTTTAGAAATTTTTTTAGATTTTTGAAAATATTTTAAAAAAAATGAGAATTTTTGAATGAATAATAAAAAAAGACTTAAGATATTATTTTTATTAAAAAAAAAATATGGTTTTAAAAAAAAAACAGAATTGATTTTTTCTTCTCCTTTTGAATGTTTAATATCTGTTTTATTATCTGCTCAAGCAAAAGATAAAATAGTTAATAAAGTTACAAAAAATCTTTTTTCTCTTGCTAGTACTCCTCTTGAAATGATTTTGTTAGGAGAAAAAAAAATTAAAAAAATAATTAAAAAATTAGGATTGTTTCGAAAAAAAACTAAAAATATCATTAGAATATCTGAAATTTTAGTAGAAAAATATAATGGATCAATACCAAATAATAGAAAAGAATTGGAATCATTTCCTGGAGTTGGAAGAAAAACAGCTAATGTTATATTGAATATTATTTTTAAAAAAAATAAAATTGCAGTAGATACTCATGTATATAGAGTATGTAATCGTACTTTTTTTGCTAATGGGAAAAATGTAAGAGAAGTAGAAAAATTATTATTACAGTTTGTTCCGGAATATTTTCAAAAATATGTTCATAGTTGGTTTTTATTTCATGGAAAAGAAGTTTGCAAAGCAAGGAATATGCAATGTGAAAAATGTATTTTATATCATTTATGTGAACATAATTATTAAATATAGATAGAATTTAATAAAAATTTATTTTCATTTTTTTTTAAAAGGTTTTTACATGTTAGAAAAAAATATTTTGAATTACTTTAAAAAGCGTAAATTAATATCACAAATTACTAATAATAAGAAAGTTGAGGAGATTTTAAAAAAAAAAAAAATATCAATATATTGTGGTTTTGATCCTACTGCAGATAGTTTACATATCGGACATATTCTTCCATTGTTATGTTTGAAAAAATTTCAAATGCAAGGACATACTCCAATTGTATTAATTGGCGGTGCAACAAGTTTAATTGGCGACCCGAGTTTTAAATCTAAAGAAAGAAGTTTATTTTCTTATTCTCATGTTTTGCAATGGATTGAAAAAATTAAAAAGCAAATTTTTTTATTTTTAGATTTTTCAGATATACCTAATAAAGCGATTATTGTTAATAATTATGATTGGTTTAAAAAATTAAATATTTTATTTTTTTTACGAGATATTGGAAAAAATTTCTCTATTAATCATATGATTAATAAAGAATCTGTTAAAAATCGTATTTCTCGTGAACAAGGTATATCTTTTACAGAATTTTCTTATAGTTTATTGCAAGCTTATGATTTTTCTATTTTGTATAAAAAATATAAAGTTTTTTTACAAATAGGAGGATCGGATCAATGGGGAAATATTACTTCTGGGATTCATTTAACCAATATTTTACATAAAAAGGAAGTTTTTGGTTTAACAATTCCATTATTAAAAAAATCTGATGGAAAGAAATTTGGAAAAAGTTCTTCGCAGACAATTTGGTTAGATTCTAAAAAAACCTCTCCTTATGCTTTTTATCAATTTTGGATTAATGTGAAAGATTCCGATGTTTATAATTATTTAAAATATTTTACTTCTCTCAGTATAAAAGAAATTCAGCAAATTAAACTTCAGGATAATTTTAAAAAAAAAAAATTTAAATCGAAAGAAATATTGGCAGAAAAAATGACATCTTTAGTGCATGGAAAATCGAATTTTTTATCTGCTAAAAATAATACTTTAGTATTTTTTTCTAGAAACATCAAAAATTTAAATGAAAAAATTTTTCGAAAATTAAAAAAAAATAATGCTCCAACATTGAATTTAGAACATTCTGAAAAAAATTTAAAGGATATTTTAGTTCGTACAAAATTAGCATTTTCAAAAAATCATGCTAGAAATTTAATTGCTTCTCATGCTATTTCTATTAATTATCGAAAAGAAACAAATATTCATTATATTTTTAAAAGTTCTGATAAACTTTTTAAAAAATATACTTTATTAAGTAGAGGTAAAAAGAATTTTTATCTTTTGATATGGAAATAATTTTTAAATAAATTTTTTTTACTTTTGAATTTGAAAGCTTGTTCCACATCCACATTTTTGTTTTATGCTGTCATGATAGAAAGAAAAGTGTTGATGAAAATTTTTTTTAACAAAATCAATGATAATTCCATCTAAAAAATGAATTTTATTTACTGGTAAAAAAATTGATATTTCATTATTTGAAAATAAAATTTCTTTATCAGTTTTTTTTTTATAATATTGTAAGATGTATTTAAAACCAGCGCATCCTGATTTTTTTATATCTATTTTAATTCCAATATTTTCTTTTTTTTTTTTAAATATTTTATATATTTCTAGGTATGCTTTTTGTGTAATATAAATTCCTTTAAGATTTTTTTCCTTTGGTTGTAAAAAATATTTTTTCATATTTTATAGCTCAATTTTTTATTTTTTTTATTTATAAAAATTTTTTGATTTATTAATTTTTCTTAAATAAGATATATTTGAAAGAATTTTAAAATTTTTATTTTTTTTCTTTTTTTTTTNNNNNNNNNNNNNNNNNNNNAAAAAAAAAATATAAAAAAACAAAAAAAAGAAGAGTTTTTATAATTGTATAAATAATGATATATATCATTTCAATATATTTTTTTATCTTTCTGCATAAATTGGTTAGATAAATATTTAGATAAAATTGTATTTTAATTATTTTTTTTAATAGGAATGTAGTATACATTTTTTAAAAAATATTTATTATAAAAATCAATATATTGAAAAATTTTTTAGTTATTTAAATTAAATATATTTTTAAAAAAATTTTGATCATCTTCTTCAACCAGTTTTAAGTATTATTGATATATTTTTTTATTTATATAAAAAATAAATTAACTAAAAATACTTTTTTAAAAATATAATTATTCTTATATATTTTCAATATAATTTTACAAAAAAATTTATTAAATATTTGATAAAAATACAATTTATATAACAGAATATACTAAAATCTTTAATACTAATTTTATTTAGTGTATTTATATTTTTTATCTTTTAATTACTATTTAACAGAGAAAGAAATGAAAAAAACAGATGAATTAAGAACATGTAAAATGGATCCTTTAGTGACTCCTGCAAGTTTATCAGAACGTTATGTTATTACATCTAAAATTATTAATAATATCATTAAAACAAGAAATGTTATTTCAAATATTATGTCTGGAAAGGATAAACGTTTATTAGTTATTATTGGTCCTTGTTCTCTTCATGATCCTATTGCTGCTATAGATTATGCTTATAAATTAAATGATTTAAGGAAAAAATATAAGTCTTCTTTAGAAATCGTTATGCGTACATATTTTGAAAAACCAAGAACAGTTATAGGATGGAAAGGATTAATTTCTGATCCAGAAATCAACAATACTTTTAAAGTAAATAAAGGGTTAGAAATTGCTAGAAAATTATTGTTAGATATTAATAAAATTGGTTTACCCGCTGCAACAGAATTTTTAGATATGGTAATTGGTCAATTTATTAATGATTTGATCAGTTGGGGAGCTATTGGAGCTAGAACAACTGAAAGTCAAATACATCGTGAAATGGCTTCTGCTCTTTCTTGTCCAGTAGGTTTTAAGAATGGAACTGACGGAAATATATTAATTGCAATAGATGCAATTCGCGCAGCTAGAGAACAGCATGTTTTTTTAGCTCCTGATAAAAATGGACGAATGACTATTAATCATACAAAAGGAAATTCTTTATCTCATGTAATTATGCGAGGAGGAAAAAAACCTAATTATCATAAAGAAGATATAGATCTTGCAATTAATGATTTAAAAAAATTTCAGTTACAAGAAAAATTAATGGTTGATTTTAGTCATGGTAATTGTTTAAAAAAACATCTTTTACAGTTTGAAGTATGTGATTCTATTTGTAAACAAATTAGAGATGGTTCAAAAAATATTTTTGGTGTTATGATTGAAAGTTTTTTAGAAGAAGGTTCACAACTTATTCAAAAAAAAGAAAAAATGAAATATGGACAATCTATTACTGATCCATGTTTATCTTGGGATGATAGTGCTATAATGTTAAGAAATTTGTCTCAAACAATATGTAAAACATTTTAATGTTATAATTTTAAAAAAATAATTTTATATATACGATAAAATAAATATAAATAAATTTATATAGTAATATTTTTTTTATTTATTTTATTTTCAGGACATAAAATGCCTATTATTACATTTTCTGATGGAAAGAGAAAAAAGTATCAGAATATCATCTCTGTTCGAGATATAATAAAAGATTTTTTAAAAATTCATGATAAAGATATTATTTGTGCATCATTAAATAATAACATCGTCCATTTAGATACTAATATAGAAAGAGATTCAAAATTATTTTTTATTCATAAAAATGATAAATTATCTTTGAAAATTATTAGAAATACATGTATACAATTGTTAAGTTATAGTATAAAAACTTTATGGCCTGATGTAAAATTATGTAGTTTTTTTACAAATAAAAATAATTTTTATTATGATTTTTATAAAGAAATTCCATTAAAAAAAAAAGATATCTTTTTAATTGAAAATAAAATGTATTCTCTTATTCAGAATAATTATTTTATTTTTAAAAAATATAAATCTTTTAAGATTTTGAAGAAAATTTTAAAAAAATTAAATGAAAATTATAAAATTGAAATTTTAAAAAAAAATTTTCAGAAGAATCATATAATTGAATATTATATGCATGAAAATCATATAGATTTTTTAACTGGAATACAGGCTCCGAAAATAAATTTCTGTAATTATTTTAAACTAGAGAGTTTATCTGGTGTTTATTGGCAGAATAAAAAAGAAAATAAAATGATACAAAGAATTTCAGGGATTGTTTTAAAAAATAAAAAAGAATTAAGAGATTATATACATTTATGTCAAGAAAAAAAAAAATTTGATCATAGGAATATCAATATTAATTTAGATCTATTTCATTTACAAAAAAATTCTCCAGGAATGGTTTTTTGGCATCATAATGGATTGTTTATATTGAAAAAATTAGAAAATTTTATTAGATATAAGTTAAACAAATTTAATTATCAGGAAGTTAAGACTCCATTTTTAATGAATAAAGATATTTGGAAGAAAACTGGTCATTTAGAAAATTATGAAAATTTAATTTTTTCTACGTATTCTGAAAATAGAGAATATTGTATTAAACCAATGAATTGTCCTGGTCATATAGAAATTTTTAAGAATAAGTTACGTTCTTATAAGGATTTACCAATAAGATTTTCAGAATTTGGTAGTTGTCATCGCAATGAATTTTCTGGTTCTTTACATGGATTAATGCGATTAAGAAATTTTACGCAAGATGATGCTCATATTTTTTGTCGAAAATCTCAATTAAAGGAGGAAATTAATAATTGTATAAAAATGATTTCTGATATATATGGAATGTTTTCTTTTAAAAAAATTTTGGTGAAATTATCTACAAGACCTAAAAAAAGAATTGGTGATAATACAGTTTGGGATTATTCTGAGAATATTTTAAAAAGAGTACTTACAGATAATAAAATGGTATTTTCAAAACAAGAAGGTGAAGGAGCATTTTACGGACCTAAGATAGAATTTGAATTACAAGATTGTTTTGATAGAAAATGGCAATGCGGCACAATTCAATTGGATTTTTATTTACCAACACGATTAGGTTCATATTATGTGAATAAGAAAAATTTAAGAAAACATCCTGTATTAATTCATCGTGCAATTTTAGGTTCCTTAGAAAGATTTATTGGTATTTTACTTGAAGAATATAAAGGTTATCTTCCTATTTGGTTAGTTCCTATACAAGTAAAAATTATTAATGTTTCTGACAAAAATCTTCTGTATTGTTTAAGTATATTAAAAAAATTAAAAGAACATAAAATTAGAGCAGAAATAGATTCTAGAAATAAAAGTGTGAGTTCTCGAGTGAGGGATAATATTTTATTGAAAATTCCTTATATATTAATTTGTGGAAATAATGAATGTAAAAATAATATAATTTCTGTTCGAGAATATTCAAAAAGTATTTTTACAATTTCTTTATTAGAATTTATTCAAAAAAAATTTCAAGAAAATTATTATTTTAAAAATTTTTAAGTGGAGGAATTGGATATTAAAGACTGGAAAAGAATGAAAAATAATAGAATGCATAGAATAAATAATGAAATTCGCGCTTTAAAAGTTCGTCTTACTGGTTTAAACGGTGAAAAAATTGGTATTGTAAGTATTCAAGAAGCTTTAGAAAAATCTAAAAAAGAAGGAGTGGATTTAGTTGAAATTAGTCCAAATTCAGAACCCCCTGTCTGTAAAATTATGAATTATGGAAAATTTCTTTATAATAAAACAAAAGCTTTAAAAGAACAAAAAAGAAAACAAAAAATTATTCATATTAAAGAAGTCAAATTTCGTCCTAGTACTGATGAGGGTGATTATCAAGTTAAATTAAGAAATATAAATCGTTTTTTAAATGATGGGGATAAAGTAAAAATTACTCTTCGTTATAGAGGTCGAGAAATGGCGCATCAAAAGATTGGTGTGAACGTTTTAAATCGTATTAAAAAAGATTTAAAACATATTTCTTTTGTAGAATTTTTCCCTACAAAAATAGAAGGACGGCAAATGATTATGATTTTATCACCTAACAAGAATAATCTAAAAAAGAAATAATTTTTTTGGAAAATATATGAGAAAATTAAAAACTTTGAAAAGTGCTTCTAAACGTTTTAAGAAAACTTCTTCTGGAAAATTTAAAAGAAAACAAGCAAATTTAAGACATATTCTAACAAAAAAAACAAAAAAAAAAAAAAGACATTTAAGATTAAAAAAAATTGTTTCACAATCAAATAATAAAGCTGTTAAATCTTTTTTTCCATATATATAAATTATTTATATAAGTTTTTTAATAAATTAAGGATATTTCCATGACTCGAGTTAAAAGAGGTGTATTTTCTCGTGCTCGTCATAAAAAAATTTTAAAGAAAGCAAAGGGATATTATGGAGCAAGATCTAGAGTATATCGTGTAGCCATTCAAGCTGTTATAAAATCTGGTCAATATTCTTATCGAGATAGAAGACAAAAAAAAAGAACATTTAGAAATTTATGGATTACAAGAATTAATGCTGCCGTTCGAGAAAGTAATTTATCTTATAGTTCTTTTATTTATGGTTTAAAAAAATCTTCTATAAATATTAATCGGAAAATTCTTTCTGATATAGCAATTAAAGATTCTATCGCTTTTTCAAAATTAATTCAAACAGCAAATACAAATTTAAATAAGTAAAATTTTATTTTTTTGTAATAAATACTAATAACTATTTTATATTTTAGAAAAATGATATTTTAATTAAATTTTAAAAATTACACTTCAAACTGATAAGCTTCCTTGTAGGAAGCTTTTTAGTATATTAATCTTTTTTGAGAAAGTATATGTGTGTTCAAAAATCTATTAAAAAAATTTTATTTGAAATTAATCAATGTAAAAATATTTATGAGTTAAATTTGGTTAAATCAAAATATTTAGGGAAAAATGGATATATTAATAATGAAATAAAAAAAATAAAAATCTTAGATAAAGAGAGAAAAAAAAATTTTAGTATAAAAATTAATAAAATTAAAAAAAAAATAATTAATGCAATCTTTTTAAAAAAAAAATTTTATATATCATTAAAAAATAGTTCTTCACAGAGAAGATTTTTTGATGTCTCTTTATCTTATCAAGATATGAAAAATGGTTCTTTGCATATTGTTACTCAATCTATAAACAAAATAAAATCTTTTTTTGAAAAATTAGGTTGTGAAATTGTTTTTGGACCAGAGATAGAGCATAAATATTATAATTTTGATGCTTTAAATATAAAAAAAAATCATCCTTCTAGAAATTTTCAAGATACTTTTTGGTTTAATAAAGATTATTTATTACGCACTCAAACTTCTAGTGTTCAAATTAGAGTGATGAAAAAAAAAAAACCTCCGATTCGAATTATTGTTCCTGGAAAAGTTTATCGAAATGATTCTGATTTAACGCATAGTCCTATGTTTCATCAAGTAGAAGGTTTAATTGTTGATAAAAATATTAATTTTTCTAATTTAAAATGGATAATGGAAAATTTTTTATTAAATTTTTTTGAAGAAAAAATTAAAATGCGATTTCGTAGCTCTTATTTTCCATTTACAACACCTTCTATGGAAGTGGATATTTTTGATAAGAATTCAAGAAAGTGGTTGGAAGTTTTGGGATGTGGAATGGTACATCCTTTTGTGTTTCAAAATGTTAAAATCAATCCATATAAATATTCTGGATGTGCTTTTGGTTTAGGTATTGAACGAATCATTATGTTAAAATATAAAATTTCTGATATTCGTTCTCTTTTTAAAAATGATTTAAGATTACTCAAACAATTTAAATAACAGTGAGAAAAAATGAAATTAAGTCTGTCATGGTTAAAAGAAAATTTATGTTGTAAAAACATTAAAAATTCTTTACTTTGTGAACAATTGACAAAAATTGGATTAGAAGTAGATTTTTTGAGCAAAAAAAATGGTTTTGAAAGATCTTTTATTGGAGAAGTTGTAGAAATTTTTCCTTCTAAGGATAATTATTTTTTTTTTCAAATTAAAATAGAAGAAAATTTTTTTTTAAAAATTTATTCACAAAAAAAAAATTGTTATGTCGGTATGAAAGTAGCAGTAAAAGTTAAAAAAAATTTTCATCAAAAAAAAAAAAAATTAATGAAAAAAAGATTTTTAGAAGGAAGAATATATAAATATTCTGATTTAAAAATTTTTGGAAATAAAAATGATATAGTAGAATTTCCAAAAAACGCGATTATTGGAGAAACTTTAAAACAGTATTTTAAAAAAAATCCTGAAGATACTGTAAATATTAATGTTCCTGCAAATAGAAATGATTGTTTAGGAGTTCTTGGAATTACAAGAGAACTATCTGTTTATAATAATTGTTCTTTAAAATTTAATTTTAATTTTTTATATAATTTTCATCAACAATGTTTAACAGAAAAAATTAAAATATCAAATTTAAATAAAAAAATATGTTCAAATTATTTTATTAAAATTATAGAAAATATTAATTTTTTAAAAAAAACTCCATTTTGGATATATGAAAAGTTAAGAAAATCTCATATATCTTCTAAAGATATTGTATCTGATATAGTGAATTATGTTTCATTAGAATTAGGTCAATCTATTCATGTTTTTGATTTTGATTGTATTAAAAATACTCATATTAAAATTAGGAAATCGAAATTATATGAAAAAATTCAATTGAAAGA encodes:
- the tilS gene encoding tRNA lysidine(34) synthetase TilS, translating into MIKINKKILKYKKFLLAYSGGIDSTVLLYKLLKYKKKKKISIRAIHINHQIHPKSKLWSEHCKKICKKNNVPIIIKKISIKKKNIESNARKKRYKIFQKNLLPQEILLTGHNLDDQCETLLLSIKRGSGLKGLSGISYKKKIFKNYLFRPLLKVSRKKIEKWAISQNLQWIEDTSNYDISYDRNFLRHKIIPQINQRWKFFKKNCLKVSQIIYKEYQLLNKFISSIFKKNLYQKNILNIKKIQNMNPNIQYFILKKWIYLNIKKNLSYSFLTEIIKNILHKKKKNPRIKLKKYEIWNYNEHLYLIKKTPKMKDFIIFWHYPYNKLKLPKKFGYLKIKNQKNIKNSSYIRAPKNQQMIKIKFHTNKKIKINKKNPKTLKKIFNELQIPPWKRKKIPLLFYNNKFISAIGFFVTTKKYNINEKKISVIWKKNI
- the nth gene encoding endonuclease III, which translates into the protein MNNKKRLKILFLLKKKYGFKKKTELIFSSPFECLISVLLSAQAKDKIVNKVTKNLFSLASTPLEMILLGEKKIKKIIKKLGLFRKKTKNIIRISEILVEKYNGSIPNNRKELESFPGVGRKTANVILNIIFKKNKIAVDTHVYRVCNRTFFANGKNVREVEKLLLQFVPEYFQKYVHSWFLFHGKEVCKARNMQCEKCILYHLCEHNY
- the tyrS gene encoding tyrosine--tRNA ligase, whose product is MLEKNILNYFKKRKLISQITNNKKVEEILKKKKISIYCGFDPTADSLHIGHILPLLCLKKFQMQGHTPIVLIGGATSLIGDPSFKSKERSLFSYSHVLQWIEKIKKQIFLFLDFSDIPNKAIIVNNYDWFKKLNILFFLRDIGKNFSINHMINKESVKNRISREQGISFTEFSYSLLQAYDFSILYKKYKVFLQIGGSDQWGNITSGIHLTNILHKKEVFGLTIPLLKKSDGKKFGKSSSQTIWLDSKKTSPYAFYQFWINVKDSDVYNYLKYFTSLSIKEIQQIKLQDNFKKKKFKSKEILAEKMTSLVHGKSNFLSAKNNTLVFFSRNIKNLNEKIFRKLKKNNAPTLNLEHSEKNLKDILVRTKLAFSKNHARNLIASHAISINYRKETNIHYIFKSSDKLFKKYTLLSRGKKNFYLLIWK
- a CDS encoding iron-sulfur cluster assembly accessory protein, encoding MKKYFLQPKEKNLKGIYITQKAYLEIYKIFKKKKENIGIKIDIKKSGCAGFKYILQYYKKKTDKEILFSNNEISIFLPVNKIHFLDGIIIDFVKKNFHQHFSFYHDSIKQKCGCGTSFQIQK
- a CDS encoding 3-deoxy-7-phosphoheptulonate synthase, coding for MKKTDELRTCKMDPLVTPASLSERYVITSKIINNIIKTRNVISNIMSGKDKRLLVIIGPCSLHDPIAAIDYAYKLNDLRKKYKSSLEIVMRTYFEKPRTVIGWKGLISDPEINNTFKVNKGLEIARKLLLDINKIGLPAATEFLDMVIGQFINDLISWGAIGARTTESQIHREMASALSCPVGFKNGTDGNILIAIDAIRAAREQHVFLAPDKNGRMTINHTKGNSLSHVIMRGGKKPNYHKEDIDLAINDLKKFQLQEKLMVDFSHGNCLKKHLLQFEVCDSICKQIRDGSKNIFGVMIESFLEEGSQLIQKKEKMKYGQSITDPCLSWDDSAIMLRNLSQTICKTF
- the thrS gene encoding threonine--tRNA ligase, which encodes MPIITFSDGKRKKYQNIISVRDIIKDFLKIHDKDIICASLNNNIVHLDTNIERDSKLFFIHKNDKLSLKIIRNTCIQLLSYSIKTLWPDVKLCSFFTNKNNFYYDFYKEIPLKKKDIFLIENKMYSLIQNNYFIFKKYKSFKILKKILKKLNENYKIEILKKNFQKNHIIEYYMHENHIDFLTGIQAPKINFCNYFKLESLSGVYWQNKKENKMIQRISGIVLKNKKELRDYIHLCQEKKKFDHRNININLDLFHLQKNSPGMVFWHHNGLFILKKLENFIRYKLNKFNYQEVKTPFLMNKDIWKKTGHLENYENLIFSTYSENREYCIKPMNCPGHIEIFKNKLRSYKDLPIRFSEFGSCHRNEFSGSLHGLMRLRNFTQDDAHIFCRKSQLKEEINNCIKMISDIYGMFSFKKILVKLSTRPKKRIGDNTVWDYSENILKRVLTDNKMVFSKQEGEGAFYGPKIEFELQDCFDRKWQCGTIQLDFYLPTRLGSYYVNKKNLRKHPVLIHRAILGSLERFIGILLEEYKGYLPIWLVPIQVKIINVSDKNLLYCLSILKKLKEHKIRAEIDSRNKSVSSRVRDNILLKIPYILICGNNECKNNIISVREYSKSIFTISLLEFIQKKFQENYYFKNF
- the infC gene encoding translation initiation factor IF-3, whose protein sequence is MKDWKRMKNNRMHRINNEIRALKVRLTGLNGEKIGIVSIQEALEKSKKEGVDLVEISPNSEPPVCKIMNYGKFLYNKTKALKEQKRKQKIIHIKEVKFRPSTDEGDYQVKLRNINRFLNDGDKVKITLRYRGREMAHQKIGVNVLNRIKKDLKHISFVEFFPTKIEGRQMIMILSPNKNNLKKK
- the rpmI gene encoding 50S ribosomal protein L35 — protein: MRKLKTLKSASKRFKKTSSGKFKRKQANLRHILTKKTKKKKRHLRLKKIVSQSNNKAVKSFFPYI
- the rplT gene encoding 50S ribosomal protein L20 — its product is MTRVKRGVFSRARHKKILKKAKGYYGARSRVYRVAIQAVIKSGQYSYRDRRQKKRTFRNLWITRINAAVRESNLSYSSFIYGLKKSSININRKILSDIAIKDSIAFSKLIQTANTNLNK
- the pheS gene encoding phenylalanine--tRNA ligase subunit alpha — encoded protein: MCVQKSIKKILFEINQCKNIYELNLVKSKYLGKNGYINNEIKKIKILDKERKKNFSIKINKIKKKIINAIFLKKKFYISLKNSSSQRRFFDVSLSYQDMKNGSLHIVTQSINKIKSFFEKLGCEIVFGPEIEHKYYNFDALNIKKNHPSRNFQDTFWFNKDYLLRTQTSSVQIRVMKKKKPPIRIIVPGKVYRNDSDLTHSPMFHQVEGLIVDKNINFSNLKWIMENFLLNFFEEKIKMRFRSSYFPFTTPSMEVDIFDKNSRKWLEVLGCGMVHPFVFQNVKINPYKYSGCAFGLGIERIIMLKYKISDIRSLFKNDLRLLKQFK